Genomic segment of Lepus europaeus isolate LE1 chromosome 6, mLepTim1.pri, whole genome shotgun sequence:
AGAAGGGAGTCAATCAAGGGGTAAATCTCACTGTTaccgggggtggggcggggacagGGGTTAGGAGACCGTTCTTTTTCTACAGGGTTTGGGGTTTCCTACATACtgtgggctgggggtggtggtgaggggtTTTTTAGACAATGCTCTGGGGGAAATGAAAAAGACTTAGCATCAGAACTGAACAACGTGACACCATCTCCTTTTTCTCCCAATCCTAGGTCCGGGTTTGGTAATCACGTCCCCCTCAGGCTCTCTTGTGACCACAGCCTCATCAGCTCAGACCTTCCCCATTTCGGCTCCCATGATTGTCTCAGCTCTTCCCCCTGGCTCACAAGCCCTGCAGGTGGTCCCTGATCTCTCCAAGAAGGTAGCATCAACCCTAACAGAGGAAGGAGGTGGAGGCGGAGGTGGAGGTGGCAGTGTGGCTCCCAAGCCCCCCCGGGGTCGAAAGAAGAAGCGGATGCTGGAGTCGGGGTTGCCTGAGATGAATGACCCTTATGTCCTCTCCCCTGAGGATGATGATGACCATCAGAAAGACGGCAAGACCTACAGGTAAGACTCAGAGCCGGGGGCAAGACGCGGGTGAGGATCACTGCCTCGACCTCCCCTGCCATCTTCACGTCTGGCCCCAGTCAGGCTCCACACTCCGGAGCTTTCCGCTGCAGAGCCACTTGCATGTCAGCTATTCTGTCATGGGGTCGGGAGGCAGAGCTGCTGGCACGCCTCCCGTGCCTGTTCCCCCACAGGGCAGGCCCTTTGGACCCCTCCCATTTGTAAGCCCCGGTTTTGGTGACCATCAGCATGGACTTGTTTTAGAGTGACAGTAGAAGTTTCTTTTTTGCAATAAGGCTCTAGACTGGGTTTGAGACTGTCTTCAGCTCCGTTTTGCTTTCTCCAttctccattcttatttttccaagaaatctttctgGTAAGCACCTCATGTAACTTGTGTGCCGTCCACTGGTTCTTGggccatattggagcactgagcCTGCCTGACCCTGCATGGCTGGGGTGATGGGAGGGGTTTACATACAAAGGTGGGAGGAATAGGAATGTATGTTTGTAAAAtgactatttatttatcttctaattcctgGAAGTCATTTCAGTCCTTCACTTACTCTAAGTTGTCGATGACAAAGAAAGCATTACATGCATATTTGCATGTGGTGCTGTAATTACATAAGTAAGCTCCCTGCTCTTTGAAAACTGAAAATCTTTTCATCCCCTTGAGAGCTTTTGGGCCCTTGTGGGTTTGGTCCCGGGACACAGAGTGGGATTACTGCTGTCACAGCTTTGGTGCAGACAGGGGCAAATGTGCATGGCTGGGAGACGGGTCTGTCCTTAGTGTACCGAGATGGGCAATGTTGTTCCCATTTTAGGAGCGAAGGGAACTGCGGCACAGGAAATGGACAGAGCCTTGGGCTcatggattcagttcctggctccaccacgaacttgctgtgtgaccctgggcaagtccttttccccctctctgggcctcagtttcctcatctgtgaaatggggagaattctgcttctgcctcccatTTGTTGGGAGTATAAATCAAATAAGATTTGAAATGTTGGGAACTTCTAAAGCAAGATAAATAGTCAGCATGtagtcttgatttttatttttgttgtaccaGTTTCTCTGTGGAGAACAGTCTTGACTATAGTGTTTAAATCCCTCTTTATTAGTGAAATGAGGACAGTGATGCTATGCAGAAAGTATTGAGCACTGCAGAATTCCAGCTCGTAATCCCAAAGTTCATTGCAGCTTTATTATTACAGGTGTACCCCACTTTATACAATAAAAGTGTTCCTGGAAAATGTTTACATCATGTCATATAATAAAGGTATCTGAACAGTTTGATTCATTTAAAGGCCTTTTTAAATATATCActtcataaaatgaaaatctatTTTGTTAAGGTGATTTTGTAGAGGTCTGGGTTTTTATGTGTCTGCCTCCTGTGAGGTCACTGTGACCTGGAGATACACCTATATGAAATGCAGGGCTGCAGGAGTAGCGGGAGGGTTTTGTGACACTCAGTGTAGTCCTTGTACTTACCTCAGGGTCCTCTGATTCTGCTGACTTTGTTTCTGGACCCACATTAAAACTATCTCTGGACTTTCCAGATTGGGTATATGAAAAGAAATGTGAATGTGCTGTTGGAAGGAAGCCTTAAAGGACTTTCCACACCTTCAGTGCTTTGGAAATCCTTGGAAGATCCTGTGCTCTGGTGACAGCAGTTTGAGGCTGACTAATTGTATCGTAGTAAACAGAATTTCTTCAGAAACTCAGAACTGGAGATCCAAAGGAATGTTTCTTGATCACAAAGAATCTGTTTTGATGCCTGTGTGGGTCAGCCACATCCATTCCAGTGATCACTAGCATTTGACTGGGTGTTGAGTTACTTCTGGCAAGAAGTTCTGTTACTTTGGGAAGACAATGTTTGTGTCTGTTCCCATCTATGAAATGGGAAGATCAATCACCTCATTTATCACGTGGAAATGTTTTAAGGGAAAATTCAAAGTATTtaacattgttttgaatatctttagGGAGGGGATAAATGGGATGTTAATTCAAAGTTGTCTCTGAGACCAAGGCCATCCTGTTACTTGCCTCCAAGGGGCACTGTTCTCATTATGCTAGGTGTGAATGGTGTTCCCTGGGCTGGCTTTCTGTCCCCTGCTAACTGCCTGCTGCCACAACTCCTAAACCAGCGTCTTTCTGACCACCTAACACGTTGCATTTAAGGACTTTGACCCTGTGGTTTGGCGTCATGGGATTTAAGAGTTGGAGTAGTTCACTGCTTACGTTCATTGGCAGATGACTATCCGGCCTGTGCTTGTACACCTCTGGTGTCAGATGTCTTCAGCGAGGCATCGTGACTTCGTAGTCCGTCGTTGCCCTTGACAGTTCACTTGCTTTCTTTGCCTTTGTGTTTGCTTCTGTCAAACAGGAATGATACTTGCCAGGTTGTTGTGAGGAGTGAAATAATGTGTTTAAAGCTCTTAACCCAGAGCCTGGCAACACCAGATAGCAGACAGCAGTTACTGTCATTGTCATCATTCCAACCATCACCATTACACCAAGTACCTTTGGAGACTGCTTGTTCTGTCGTCAGTCTGCTGTCAgtgaacttccattcactggttcactccccacgtggctgcaatgactggggctgggccaggccgaagccaagagcctggaactccatcttggtctcccatgttggttgcaggggcctacgtgcttgggacatctgctttccaggcgcattggcagggagcttgattggaagtggagcagccggggctcaaactggcacccatatgggatgctggtgtcccaggtggtggcttaatctgctgcaccgcAATGCCGATCCCTTTCTTATTAGTAAACTTTCATGTTAAGGGCACGGTTGTATGTTGACATCCTCATACATAAACTAATGAGATTTTATTTGAGAACATGTTGTTCTACCCATTTGAGAAATTTTAGCAATCAAGGGAAATTATTTTGCAACTTTAATAGAGTTGCTTTCCAAGTGACAGTGTGTCCAGTTTCTAACTTTAGTCTTAGTAAAATATTAGTAGAATGAGCTTATCTGTCAGTGCTGATGCTGTTAGCACTAGTGGATTTTTACTACTCGAGAACACTTGGTAAGCCTTTGACTATCCTGCTTGCTGGGTATTTCAGGGGCAAGACTTTAGCTCTCCATTTTACAGACCAGAAAATTGAGGTCTAGGTTAATGAGCAAGCCTGTAACTGAACTGTGAGTAGAACCTAGGTGTCCAGACTCCCATTGGACCATGCTGCATCTAAACAGAATGTCTCCTCCTCTGGTGTGGTCATGAGGCTTCTCATACAACAGCAGGGATTGATAAATTGGTAGTCAGATTTCCTTCAGAGTTAACAGGTGACCAACGAAGTAGAAATTGATGTGAATGATTGAAATTTCAGTTAAAGCATTAATGCAGGGTCCATACCCCAACTAACAATGATACCAGTTTCTCCAAGGAACTCTGTATTCTGTTTAATCTTGATCCTGGttattctgtaaaaaaaattttcctgGGATGAAAAGTCAACACCCCACACCATCCCAAGACCCTGCTGCAAGATAAGTTAGGAGAACCCACAGAAAAGAGACCTGTAGCTGCCTGGCTTCCAGGCCCCTGTCTTACTTGCTCACATTGAGACCTGCTGAGTTGTTTATGAAAATGACAAGGTTCCAGCACCCATATATAGAGCTTTTACCCAGCAAAGACTAAATAGTCATGCCGTAATTTACACAGAAGCCTCCTTATTTGATATTGTTGGACAGCATCAGAGAAGGAAGGATTACCAACTCAGGTGACAACTGAAAGTACATTCAGGTGCTTTTGATGTCACCCCAAAGTGTTGACCTTGACTCCTTGCGCTAGGAAAGAGGAAAGTATGGAAGACTGTTGTTTCACAAACCTTTTGTCCTAGATACTTAAGGGATGTAACCCACTCCCAACAGATAACTGAGCTTTCTGGAAGAGTGCTTCTCCCTTGATTACCAAGGGGCTATAGGAGGGTGGTAGATGAATGGTGGAGAGCAGACATCTGTGGGTTGGGAAAAGTCACTTCAAATAATCCTGacacttccccacccccacccctctagGAATTACTGCCAAACAGAAAGTAAAGGAAACTGAGAGAAGAAAACTTTGGATTGGAGAGAATCTAGTCAGTTGTTCCTCAACTCCAAGGGGGCTTGAGAAATACCAAAGGATGTACCTTATACATGGGGAAACTGGGGAGTGGAGTTTGAAAGTTTGAAATTGGGTTAAGGGCAGGAGGAAACAGACGTTAGCTGGTACTCTGTTTCAGTGAAATCCACATCCTCCCAGAGCCCATCATGCGTGTTGGCCTTATCTGGTTGAATTCTTGTTTTTGCACATTTAGGGAATCCAGGCATTCAGCAAACATTATTTATAATGTTCGGGGCACCATGTAAGAGGCTCAGGCTATAGAAGTAAATAAAAGAGAGCTCCTGCTCTCAAGGGCCTCGCTCGCAATGTAGTTAGGAGTAGGAGAGAGATCAGATAGGAAGGCTTCTCTTGGAAATGGAGGGGAGGGCTCAGCAATGCCTTGGTGGTGGGAACGATTCTAACCGCTGCCCTCATTTGGCCCAGGTGCCGGATGTGCTCCCTGACATTCTACTCAAAGTCGGAGATGCAGATCCACTCCAAGTCACACACCGAGACCAAGCCCCACAAGTGCCCACATTGTTCCAAGACCTTCGCCAACAGCTCCTACCTGGCCCAGCATATCCGTATCCACTCAGGGGCTAAACCCTACAGTTGTAACTTCTGTGAGAAATCCTTCCGCCAGCTCTCTCACCTTCAGCAGCACACCCGGTAAGGCTGCTCTTGGTTCTACCCCACTACCTGGCCATAATCCCCACCCCAAGGCCATGATGCCTGCACCTACTCCTGTCTCCACGTgtattcttttttccctttcacCTTTCCCTTTGGGAGCCTCAAATCTCTCCTATTACTGCCTGAAAAAATAAACTGTATCCtagaaattgggggggggggccttgAAAATTGTGGTCTTCAATCCCAAAGTCTGGAACAATTTTTgtggtttctctctgtgtctgtgtttggaAATCTTCTGCAGAGCAGGCCCTGCTTTTACTATATGCTTCAGTTCAGAGCCAAGGTGTGCATTCAACTTCAGGTCCATGGGGACCAGGCGGTATTGGTCTTTGTTCAAATTGCTATTTGGAAGCAGGGTAACTGTGGTGAGTGTGTAACCTTAGGAAAAAGCAGAGGGTTGACGAGACTGGATTCTTTAAGATTACCAGGAGCCCTGGGTTACAGCTCTTCATCATCTCACTGCCATTCTAGCCACCGACTTCCGATCAGCAACAACCTAGCTCTGGGTGTCCTCTTCATTAGCCTCTCCAGGCCGGAGTGTGtttgggaggagggaggaggggtgctCTCATCCGTCAAGCAACATCATTTcacccagcagagagctgagcccgTGGTGTCGAactgcttcctcctccccccttccctcctctcctctccggcAGGATCCACTCCAAGATGCACACGGAGACCATCAAGCCCCACAAGTGCCCGCACTGCTCCAAGACCTTCGCCAACACCTCCTACCTGGCCCAGCACCTCCGTATCCACTCGGGGGCCAAGCCCTACAACTGTTCCTACTGCCAGAAGGCCTTCCGCCAGCTCTCCCACCTCCAGCAGCACACACGGTAAGGGAGAGTGGCGGGCCACTGACCCTGCCCCGCTGgcatgccctccccacccccgccccggacACACACAACAACCCGcatgcggggggcgggggagagaccTGGCTGGCATCTGGAACAAAGAAGACCAAGCAACAACACTGGCAACGCAAAGTGGACGCTAACAGAAATAGCCTTTCTGGGACCAGAGCTACAGTGGGGAGATGGTCGACTGTGTAATATTCACTGATTGATGGATCAGTGGGAGGCAGAAACATGAAACACACCTGGAACAAAGACAACTTTTAGTTCACACATTTTCCTCCCTGAAAATATCCATGCACACACCTTGCAAGATTCTCTACTTGATGCCAAAGCAGAGGCATTTGAATGAAGACCATACCTATAGGCCTTGAGGCACCAGTTGTAAACAGGAGATAAAATCAGACATCGCCAGGCCCCAGCCTGGTGACAAAGCAACAGGCAAGGCTCTGAAGGATGCCAGGAGAAGAGACCAAAACAAAGTCTGCTAAATATTCACCAAAAGCTGGCAAACGGAAAATGGAAAAGCTCACCTCGTCAAGGAAGGCCACTGTTGACCCCGTGGATCTGGAGTGACTGACTAGGAGGAAGTGATCCTGCCGACTGGGAGAGCTGATGGTTTCCTTCGTGACATGTCAAGTTCGACCACAGCCCAGACTCCTGCTGGCCGTAGGCCTTCACACCCAGCTTCTTGTGGACCCAGTGATCTCACCTTAAAGTGAATAGACATCCTGCTTTTCAAAGAGAAGTCAGACTTTCTTCACAGAGACGAGACCTGGCCTGTGATGTCCTTGAGATTTTCTACCAGAGGTCCAGAAAAGGATCTGGTCATAGAGATGGCTCTGAAACCCTCGTGAGGAGCAGGTGTCAGTGCatcctcaagtccttgggtcacctTAGCAGGAGGTCAGATTGGTACGAAACTAGGTATTTCTTGCCATCAGGGAGTGAAACTGGGAAAAGTCCCAAGGAGTTTCTTTGAGTTTCCTTTACTATCACTGCTACCCTCATCAGTCagcataactctgcttttctttgaTACCAGAACTTACTCTGGAAGCGATGTTCAAGGCTGAAGGGCTAGGTTCTGACTATAGAGGGACCAAGAAAGCaatgttgtgtttttctttttccttgctgTTGTGTTTGCCTTGTGTTTCTGAATGTTCCTTAGGACAATTACTACAGGAGCTGACTTGTATGCTAATTTGTGAACTGTCTGTCTCTTGGGTGCCAAGGTGCAGTTCTTCCTTCACCGGCGAGAGGAGGCTTAGCTTGAGCTGTGTGGTGCAGGTGGTGGCCAGAAGCCAGGCATTATAGCCTGATGGGGCTCAGAGAGGGCCTGAGCCTGCAGCTCCTGGAGGCCCATCTGGTGTGCTTCCTCAGGAGACCTTATGGAGGTTTAGTAAGGAGCCAGTCCCTAAGTGACCTTGCTgacatctttccctctcttctcatCCTGTGCAGAATCCACACCGGTGATAGGCCGTACAAATGTGCACACCCAGGCTGTGAGAAAGCCTTCACACAGCTCTCCAACCTACAGGTAAATGTTCCACCCTCCGCAGAAGACCTTGAGTCTGAGACGTGGGTTCAGAGTGACACTGGACTAGTTCAGTGATTCTCTTTTTTAGCACTCCTTTACATTCTAGAAGTTACTGAGGAACCAAAAGAGTTTTTGTTTTATGTAattatgagggtgcttcaaaaagtcatggaaaaatagaattatgaGATAAATTTAGGGGCAGACATTTTGGCACTGCTGGGGaagcacatcccatatcagagtgtcagttggAGTCCTGTTTTCCTCCATTTCTGGTCTAACTTCCCATTCATGTatcatgggaggcagtggatggtggctgaagtacttgggtactTGTGTCACCACATGgtagacttggatggagctccagacttgGGGCatcagcctgcctgcctgcccttggctgctgcaggcatttgaggagtgaaccagaaagatggaaaatatctctgtcacttcttctcaagtaaatatacataaactttgttttttagagaaaagattctttattttctcataattttttcatgttttccatgaacttaacaCCCCTTGTATCTGTCTATATAGATGTCATAAACTGAGAAACTTGAAAGGTACTTAGTGATCtgtttaaaaataactataaattcaTTGCATGTTAACTTATATAATACATTcccaaatgtcaaaaaaaaacttaatgggAAGAGTAATTttttataatgatttatttatttgaaagtcagagttacacagagagagaaggagaagcagagagagagagaggtcttccatctgctggttcacccctcatttggtcgcaatggctggagctgcactgatcaggagccaggagcttcttctgggtttcccactcgggtgcaggggcgcaagcacttgggccatcttcatctgctttcccaggccatagcagagagctggattggaggtggagcagccaggacttgaaccggcacccatatgggatgctggcacagcaggcggcggttttagccactataccacagtgcctgccccgggaagagtaatttatttacttatttttaaaaatctatttgaaaggcagaggcagacacacagagcaagttcttccatctgctaatccacaccccaaatggccacaacggccagggtttggccagactgaaacctgagccttgagcttcttccaagtctcccacgtgggtacaggggcccaagcacttgggccatcttcctctgctttcccaggaacattagcagggcgctgaatcagaagtggagcagctgggtctcaaactggtgcccatatgggatgcctgcgtcccacactACCGACCCGTGTTTAATAGTTTGTGTTTCTTTAATGTCTGGCTTAACAGAAGATTAATAGATTCTCTGAACTGATGCATTCAGTCTATTGCAAGATCATACACATCATGTGATCTCTGTACAGTCATAAAAgcatgatctcttttttttttttttttttttaatttttgacaggcagagtggacagtgagagagagagacagagagaaaggtcttccttttgccgttggttcaccctccaatggctgccgcggtaggcgcgctgcggctggcgcaccgcgctgatccgatggcaggagccaggtacttatcctggtctcccatggggtgcagggcccaagtacttgggccatcctccactgcactccctggccacagcagagagctggcctggaagaggggcaaccgggacaggatcggtgcccctaccgggactagaacccggtgtgccggcgccgcaaggcagaggattagcctagtgagccgtggcgccggcctcttattattttttaatatttatgtatttaagaagtagagctataggggccggcgctgtggcatagcgggttaatgccctggcctgaagcaccagcatcccatgtgggcgccggttctagtcctagctgctccacttacgatccagctctctgctattgcctgggatagcagtagaagatggcccaagtccttgggcccctgcacccacgtaggagacccagaagaagctcctggctcctggcttcggatcggcgcagctccggctgttgcagccaatttgggagtgaaccagcagatggaagacctctctctgtctttcaaataaattttaaaaaaagaagaagtagagctagagagagagagagggagagacataaaggtcttctatccactggttcattccccaaatggtcacaatggccagagctaagccagtccaaagccaggagcttcttctggatctcccacacaggtgcaggggcctaac
This window contains:
- the ZNF384 gene encoding zinc finger protein 384 isoform X5, with the protein product MEESHFNSNPYFWPSIPTVSGQIENTMFINKMKDQLLPEKGCGLAPPHYPTLLTVPASVSLPSGISMETESKSDQLTPHSQASVTQNITVVPVPSTGLMTAGVSCSQRWRREGSQSRGPGLVITSPSGSLVTTASSAQTFPISAPMIVSALPPGSQALQVVPDLSKKVASTLTEEGGGGGGGGGSVAPKPPRGRKKKRMLESGLPEMNDPYVLSPEDDDDHQKDGKTYRSEGNCGTGNGQSLGLMDSVPGSTTNLLCDPGCRMCSLTFYSKSEMQIHSKSHTETKPHKCPHCSKTFANSSYLAQHIRIHSGAKPYSCNFCEKSFRQLSHLQQHTRIHSKMHTETIKPHKCPHCSKTFANTSYLAQHLRIHSGAKPYNCSYCQKAFRQLSHLQQHTRIHTGDRPYKCAHPGCEKAFTQLSNLQSHRRQHNKDKPFKCHNCHRAYTDAASLEVHLSTHTVKHAKVYTCTICSRAYTSETYLMKHMRKHNPPDLQQQVQAAAAAAAVAQAQAQAQAQAQAQAQAQAQAQAQASQASQQQQQQQQQQQQQQQPQPPHFQSPGAAPQGGGGGDSNPNPPPQCSFDLTPYKTAEHHKDICLTVTTSTIQVEHLASS